Proteins from one Staphylococcus saprophyticus subsp. saprophyticus ATCC 15305 = NCTC 7292 genomic window:
- a CDS encoding alpha/beta hydrolase yields MNYIKYVKSKDNTKLYMKVNDVQEAKANIIIVHGVAEHLDRYDEITGYLNDNGFNVIRYDQRGHGRSEGKQTFYSNSDEIVEDLEAVTNDVKTHMDGKVYLIGHSMGGYTVALYGTQHPNKVDGVITSGALTRYNNELFGNPDKNISPDTYLENSLGEGVCSEKEVMEKYELDDLNAKQISMGLIFSLMDGIEYLKAHAQNFTDNVLILHGKEDGLVSYQDSIQFFQEIGSVHKSLHIYDRLQHEIFNEKSQNKFIFEEIVEWLENELNKN; encoded by the coding sequence ATGAATTATATTAAATATGTGAAGTCTAAAGATAATACGAAACTCTACATGAAAGTGAATGATGTTCAAGAAGCAAAAGCAAATATTATTATCGTGCATGGGGTAGCAGAACATTTAGATCGCTATGATGAGATTACAGGCTATTTAAATGACAATGGTTTTAATGTCATAAGATATGATCAAAGAGGACACGGGCGTTCAGAAGGAAAACAAACATTTTACAGCAATAGTGATGAAATTGTTGAAGATTTAGAAGCGGTCACAAATGATGTTAAGACACATATGGACGGTAAAGTATATCTAATTGGACATAGTATGGGCGGTTATACCGTTGCGTTATATGGAACACAACATCCAAATAAAGTAGATGGTGTGATAACTTCAGGTGCGTTAACACGTTATAATAATGAACTTTTTGGTAATCCTGATAAAAACATCTCACCGGACACATATTTAGAAAATAGTTTAGGTGAAGGGGTATGTTCAGAAAAAGAAGTAATGGAAAAATATGAACTTGATGACTTAAATGCGAAGCAAATTTCAATGGGGCTTATCTTTTCATTAATGGATGGTATTGAATACCTAAAAGCGCATGCTCAAAATTTTACAGATAATGTATTAATTTTACATGGAAAAGAAGATGGTTTAGTAAGTTATCAAGATTCTATACAATTTTTTCAAGAAATAGGTTCAGTACATAAGTCATTACATATCTACGATCGCTTACAACATGAAATATTTAATGAAAAATCTCAAAATAAATTTATTTTTGAAGAAATCGTTGAGTGGCTTGAAAATGAATTAAATAAAAATTAA
- a CDS encoding MepB family protein yields the protein MYKSITLMRTLFNSLNISALDHLTYETYNAEYESYCFQINHCRYRHRLAKKTPTKSGYFVVFWTKDHDNNNRPFTYQEAKDILIITVLDHTHKGLFIIPKSKLLAQRLLYSENNKGKMAMRVYPPWEVNLNPSAQKAQKWQTQYFIDLTHTTDFHLLKKLMTVED from the coding sequence ATGTATAAATCAATCACATTAATGCGTACATTATTTAATTCATTAAATATAAGTGCTTTAGATCACTTAACATACGAAACCTATAATGCAGAATACGAAAGCTATTGTTTTCAAATTAACCATTGTAGATATAGACACAGATTAGCTAAAAAAACACCAACAAAATCTGGTTACTTTGTTGTTTTCTGGACTAAAGACCACGATAACAACAATAGGCCATTTACATATCAAGAAGCTAAAGATATCTTAATCATTACGGTGCTTGATCATACGCACAAAGGTCTCTTTATCATCCCCAAATCTAAATTACTTGCACAACGCTTACTGTATTCGGAAAATAATAAAGGGAAAATGGCAATGCGCGTTTACCCACCTTGGGAGGTCAATTTAAACCCATCAGCTCAAAAAGCTCAAAAATGGCAAACGCAATATTTCATTGATCTAACACACACCACTGACTTTCATTTACTGAAAAAGTTAATGACTGTTGAAGATTAA
- a CDS encoding CsbD family protein yields the protein MADESKFEQVKGNVKETAGNVMDNKDLEQEGKEDKASGKAKEVTENAKDKVNDFIDKLKK from the coding sequence ATGGCAGATGAAAGTAAATTTGAACAAGTTAAAGGTAACGTAAAAGAGACAGCAGGCAATGTTATGGATAACAAAGATTTAGAACAAGAAGGTAAAGAAGATAAAGCTTCTGGCAAAGCAAAAGAAGTAACTGAAAATGCAAAAGATAAAGTTAATGATTTTATAGACAAATTAAAAAAATAA
- a CDS encoding alpha/beta fold hydrolase yields MYFESKGHGENILLLHAGIADSRMWDKEFHLLSEKYRVVRFDLPGFGFSDFTEGNYAYSNIINVLLTHLDIKDTHILAASFGGKLAIDFYLENPEKCLSLALLSPALGGWKGSSFLQKYEEDEERLLQEGKIEETAKLNYKTWILRNRDAELINVDVKQLVVDMQMKFLIKPEAKNSCEEIKNEDHILQLKNIRIPVLIINGEYDVEDFHDISEVMIKEISYVKKITMPNTAPLANLESPKQFLNLISDFFLDNAN; encoded by the coding sequence ATTTATTTTGAATCGAAAGGTCATGGTGAAAATATATTATTACTGCATGCTGGAATTGCAGATTCGCGCATGTGGGATAAAGAATTCCATTTACTATCAGAAAAATATCGAGTAGTTAGATTTGATCTTCCTGGCTTTGGCTTTAGTGATTTTACAGAAGGAAATTATGCTTATAGTAACATTATTAATGTACTACTGACACATTTGGACATCAAGGATACTCATATTTTAGCTGCTTCATTTGGTGGAAAATTAGCTATTGATTTTTATTTAGAAAATCCGGAAAAGTGTCTGAGCTTAGCACTATTGTCACCAGCTTTAGGTGGATGGAAAGGTTCATCTTTTCTCCAAAAATATGAGGAAGATGAAGAACGATTATTGCAAGAAGGAAAAATTGAAGAAACAGCAAAGTTAAACTATAAAACTTGGATACTAAGAAATAGGGATGCAGAACTTATCAACGTAGATGTAAAACAATTAGTGGTTGATATGCAAATGAAATTTTTAATTAAACCTGAAGCAAAAAATTCATGTGAGGAAATAAAAAACGAAGATCATATTTTACAGTTAAAAAATATACGAATTCCTGTATTAATTATTAATGGTGAGTATGATGTTGAAGATTTTCATGATATTTCGGAGGTAATGATTAAAGAAATATCATATGTAAAAAAGATTACAATGCCTAATACAGCACCTTTAGCTAACTTAGAATCGCCAAAGCAATTTTTAAATTTAATTTCAGACTTCTTTTTAGATAATGCTAATTAA
- a CDS encoding DUF4396 domain-containing protein — protein MFVTISLIFIIVGILQFLIILLDIFKNPQRQMMIMNIVWPLTGLYFPILGLIAYYRLGREKEVDHMSHQHDHHHDTMHHHEHHSNKPFWKSVVVSTTHCSAGCSLGDLIGAPVVFFTGLLFFNNQMVTEFIIEFILAYIFGLMFQYFHMEIKHDHPGRDLVDAIKADTLSLIAFEIGMFGFMIIMHLFVSPTYMQPNHVEYWFLMQIAMLIGFMTSYPVNWYLVKKGIKHAM, from the coding sequence GTGTTTGTGACGATATCTTTAATATTTATTATAGTAGGAATATTACAATTTTTAATTATACTATTAGATATATTTAAAAATCCACAACGTCAAATGATGATTATGAATATTGTGTGGCCATTAACCGGCTTGTACTTTCCGATTTTAGGATTAATCGCTTATTATCGTTTAGGCAGAGAAAAAGAAGTTGATCACATGTCACATCAGCATGATCATCACCATGACACGATGCATCATCATGAACATCATAGTAATAAGCCATTTTGGAAAAGTGTCGTTGTTTCTACAACACACTGTAGTGCTGGTTGCTCATTGGGGGACTTAATTGGTGCGCCTGTTGTTTTCTTTACGGGGTTATTGTTTTTTAATAATCAAATGGTGACAGAGTTTATTATCGAATTTATATTAGCCTATATCTTCGGTTTAATGTTCCAATACTTCCACATGGAAATTAAACATGACCATCCAGGTAGAGATTTAGTAGACGCAATCAAAGCCGATACGCTATCGTTAATTGCTTTTGAAATTGGTATGTTTGGTTTTATGATTATTATGCATCTCTTTGTTAGTCCAACTTACATGCAGCCTAATCATGTTGAATATTGGTTCTTAATGCAAATTGCGATGTTAATCGGATTTATGACAAGTTATCCAGTCAATTGGTATTTAGTTAAAAAGGGTATAAAACATGCAATGTAA
- a CDS encoding HD domain-containing protein: MIQNLDKVQVPDSKIIQDAQEIVREYGNELIWNHSNRVYLFGEVKGMQDNLKYDKELLYITSLFHDLGLTETYSSDDLRFEVDGANAVRQFLQNYNYNDLDLQLAWDSIALHTTLGVAEHKENNVALLYHGVGMDVMGDNWNQYSDDIRKAIATKFPRGNFKHDVIQAFYDGFKHKPETTFGNIKSDVIKYFEPEYPQNNFCSCILRSKWDN; the protein is encoded by the coding sequence ATGATACAAAATTTAGATAAAGTTCAAGTTCCAGACAGTAAGATTATTCAAGATGCACAAGAAATTGTTAGAGAATATGGCAATGAATTAATTTGGAATCATTCCAATAGAGTTTATTTATTCGGAGAAGTTAAAGGTATGCAAGACAACCTTAAATACGATAAGGAGTTGCTTTATATCACCTCGTTATTCCATGACCTTGGCTTAACTGAAACATATAGTAGTGATGATTTAAGGTTTGAAGTAGATGGTGCCAATGCCGTGAGACAATTTTTACAAAACTATAATTACAATGATCTTGATTTACAGCTTGCTTGGGATTCCATCGCCTTACACACCACATTAGGTGTTGCTGAACATAAAGAAAATAATGTCGCTCTGCTTTATCACGGTGTGGGTATGGACGTGATGGGTGATAATTGGAATCAATACTCTGATGACATACGTAAAGCAATCGCTACAAAATTCCCAAGAGGAAATTTCAAACATGATGTAATTCAAGCTTTTTATGATGGTTTCAAACACAAACCGGAAACAACTTTCGGTAATATCAAATCTGATGTGATAAAATATTTCGAACCAGAATATCCACAAAACAACTTCTGTTCATGTATTTTACGTTCAAAATGGGATAATTAA
- a CDS encoding GNAT family N-acetyltransferase — protein MKQTIIVNKYLKLRDAIDEDIYDYIKIPFNKELLKMYGSEMDPNKEKSLDKVQLLVNEIKEAPYEWIIEYKDEFIGQVRLTLDCENNKAKFAIGISNPEYWNKGIGTNVTKARLNFGFSELNLHKIYLKVLAYNKRAIKSYENVGFTIEGEERESAYINGRYETDIHMGILKSEFQ, from the coding sequence ATGAAGCAAACAATTATAGTAAATAAATATTTAAAGTTAAGAGATGCTATTGATGAAGATATATACGATTATATTAAAATACCGTTCAATAAAGAGTTGTTGAAAATGTATGGATCTGAAATGGATCCAAATAAGGAAAAGTCTTTAGATAAAGTACAATTATTAGTAAATGAAATAAAAGAAGCACCTTATGAATGGATTATAGAATATAAAGATGAATTTATAGGACAAGTTAGATTAACATTAGACTGTGAAAACAATAAGGCAAAGTTTGCGATAGGCATATCTAATCCAGAATATTGGAATAAAGGTATTGGAACTAATGTTACAAAAGCAAGATTGAACTTTGGTTTTTCTGAATTAAATCTGCACAAAATTTATTTAAAGGTGCTGGCATATAATAAGAGAGCTATTAAATCATACGAAAATGTAGGGTTTACAATTGAAGGTGAAGAAAGGGAAAGCGCTTATATAAATGGACGATATGAAACTGATATTCATATGGGAATTTTAAAAAGTGAATTTCAATAA
- a CDS encoding HAD family hydrolase codes for MIKAILFDLDGTILDRSSSLKGFIDYQYNKFIDYFYHIDKTTFKNKFFELDQNGYVWKDKVYAELINIFNIKHITVNTLLDDYIQHFCNHCLPYPDLKETLDILKLNQLKLGIITNGKYPFQYDNIKSLEINKYMDVILVSEKENIKKPNPLIFDRAAKILDLELCECLFVGDSFKNDYEASRLAGMHGIYRENGENEIHTITDKIKNLNELIDIIKKINKPI; via the coding sequence ATGATAAAAGCAATATTGTTTGATTTAGACGGAACAATTTTAGACAGGTCATCATCTTTAAAAGGGTTTATTGATTATCAATATAACAAATTCATAGATTACTTCTATCATATCGATAAAACCACTTTCAAAAATAAATTTTTTGAATTAGATCAAAATGGTTATGTTTGGAAAGATAAAGTTTATGCAGAGTTAATCAATATATTTAATATTAAACATATCACAGTCAATACGTTATTAGATGATTATATTCAACATTTTTGCAATCACTGTTTACCCTACCCCGATTTAAAGGAAACTCTAGATATACTCAAATTAAATCAACTCAAATTAGGCATTATTACAAATGGTAAATATCCATTTCAATACGATAATATTAAATCGTTAGAAATCAATAAATACATGGATGTGATTTTGGTTTCTGAAAAAGAAAACATCAAAAAACCTAACCCACTTATTTTTGATAGAGCTGCTAAAATCTTAGATTTAGAATTATGTGAGTGTCTGTTTGTTGGAGATAGTTTTAAAAATGATTATGAAGCCTCTAGATTAGCAGGAATGCATGGTATATACAGAGAAAATGGAGAAAATGAGATTCATACTATAACTGATAAGATTAAAAATTTGAATGAACTAATTGATATTATTAAAAAAATAAATAAACCTATATAA
- a CDS encoding DinB family protein has protein sequence MIKEQFKDSYKLLKKHLKDINESEATFQPDIANNNIKWQLGHLILLNDFLVFETINGDNALKQPVTKYFLWGTSPLNFDGNEPSFEELKLLLDEQFDRIFNNLEEQLKKIEVKQ, from the coding sequence ATGATTAAAGAACAATTTAAAGATTCATATAAATTATTGAAAAAGCATTTAAAAGATATTAATGAATCGGAAGCTACATTTCAACCTGACATTGCCAATAATAATATCAAATGGCAATTAGGTCATTTGATATTGTTAAATGACTTTTTAGTGTTTGAAACAATTAATGGAGATAATGCTTTAAAACAACCTGTTACCAAATACTTTTTATGGGGGACTTCGCCATTGAATTTTGATGGAAATGAGCCTTCTTTTGAAGAATTGAAATTATTATTAGATGAACAATTTGATAGAATATTTAATAATTTAGAAGAACAATTAAAAAAGATAGAAGTGAAGCAATAG
- the smpB gene encoding SsrA-binding protein SmpB — MPKKKSPGTLAENRKARHDYNIEDTIEAGIVLQGTEIKSIRRGSANLKDSYAQVNRGEMFLNNMHIAPYEEGNRFNHDPRRSRKLLLHKREIAKLGERTREVGYSIVPLKLYLKHGHCKVLLGVARGKKKYDKRQALKEKAVQRDVAREMKARY, encoded by the coding sequence ATGCCAAAGAAAAAATCACCAGGAACACTAGCAGAAAATCGTAAAGCCAGACATGATTATAATATAGAAGATACGATTGAAGCGGGCATTGTGTTACAAGGAACAGAAATCAAGTCAATTCGTCGTGGTAGTGCAAACCTTAAAGATAGTTATGCGCAAGTGAATCGTGGCGAGATGTTTCTAAACAATATGCACATTGCGCCATATGAAGAAGGTAACAGATTCAACCATGATCCACGACGTTCACGTAAGCTCTTACTACACAAACGTGAAATAGCGAAGTTAGGTGAGCGTACACGTGAAGTTGGCTACTCTATCGTACCTTTGAAACTCTATCTCAAACATGGGCACTGTAAGGTCTTACTTGGCGTTGCACGTGGTAAGAAAAAATACGACAAACGTCAAGCATTAAAAGAAAAAGCAGTACAACGTGATGTAGCTAGAGAGATGAAAGCCCGTTATTAA
- the rnr gene encoding ribonuclease R — protein sequence MNLKQSIEEIIKQPDYEPMSVSDFQDALGLNSADSFRDLIKVLVELEQTGLIQRTKTDRYQRKASNNAKQSKLIKGKLSQNKKGFAFLRPEEEDMDDIFIPPTKINRAMDGDTVLVEVHQSKGEHKGKLEGEVKTIETHSVTQVVGTYSEARHFGFVLPDDKRIMQDIFIPKGQNLGAVDGHKVLVQITKYADGTDNPEGIVSAILGHKNDPGVDILSIIYQHGIEIEFPDNVLAEAEAVPDHIEPSQIEGRRDLRDELTITIDGADAKDLDDAISVKKLSNGHTQLTVSIADVSYYVTEDSALDKEAYSRATSVYLVDRVIPMIPHRLSNGICSLNPQVDRLTLSCQMEIDERGDVVDHEIFDSVIHSNYRMTYDEVNEIITDQDTETRNQYSEVTPMLDLAQDLSQRLIHMRRRRGEIDFDINEAKVLVNEEGIPTDVEMRQRGEGERLIESFMLAANETIAEHFDRLEVPFIYRVHEQPKSERLRQFFDFVTNFGLMIKGTGEDIHPSTLQKIQQEVEGQPEQMVISTMMLRSMQQARYDDVNLGHFGLSAEYYTHFTSPIRRYPDLIVHRLIRKYIIEQSMDRKEKNKWEALLPEIAEHTSQRERRAIEAERDTDELKKAEYMVQHIGEEFEGIISSVANFGMFIELPNTIEGMVHVSNMTDDYYHFDERQMAMIGERQAKVFRIGDPVQIKVINVDVDERMIDFQIVGMPIPNRDRGQRPSRGKTIQAKPRGNSSDKSKDDKNGKGGRGRTKQKQRKGKNKRQSDQSKGNTKHKPFYKDKNVKNKARKKKK from the coding sequence ATGAATTTAAAGCAATCCATTGAAGAAATAATTAAACAACCAGATTATGAACCCATGTCTGTGTCTGATTTTCAAGATGCATTAGGTTTAAATAGTGCCGACTCATTTAGAGATTTAATCAAGGTGCTTGTTGAATTAGAACAAACAGGTTTGATTCAACGTACAAAAACAGATAGATATCAACGTAAAGCATCTAACAATGCCAAACAATCCAAATTAATCAAAGGTAAGTTAAGTCAAAATAAAAAAGGTTTTGCTTTCTTACGTCCTGAAGAAGAGGATATGGATGACATTTTCATCCCACCAACGAAAATCAATAGAGCCATGGATGGTGATACTGTCCTTGTGGAAGTACATCAATCTAAAGGTGAACACAAAGGGAAATTAGAAGGCGAAGTTAAGACGATTGAAACACATTCAGTCACACAAGTCGTTGGTACTTATAGTGAAGCACGTCACTTCGGCTTTGTGTTACCAGATGATAAACGTATTATGCAAGACATCTTTATTCCTAAAGGTCAAAATTTAGGTGCAGTAGATGGACATAAAGTACTCGTACAAATTACGAAATACGCAGATGGTACAGATAATCCTGAAGGTATCGTATCGGCAATTTTAGGCCATAAGAATGACCCAGGTGTAGATATTCTATCTATCATCTATCAACATGGTATCGAAATTGAATTCCCTGACAATGTGCTCGCAGAAGCTGAAGCAGTACCAGATCATATCGAGCCATCACAAATTGAAGGTCGTCGCGATTTGCGCGATGAACTAACGATTACCATTGATGGTGCAGATGCTAAAGACTTAGATGACGCGATTAGTGTTAAAAAGTTAAGCAATGGTCATACACAACTAACAGTCAGCATAGCTGATGTAAGTTACTATGTAACTGAAGATTCAGCGCTTGATAAAGAAGCATACAGTCGTGCAACAAGTGTCTACTTAGTAGACCGAGTGATACCGATGATTCCACACCGTCTAAGTAATGGTATATGTTCATTAAATCCACAAGTGGACCGACTTACATTAAGTTGCCAAATGGAAATAGATGAACGTGGCGATGTTGTAGACCATGAAATCTTTGATAGTGTGATACATTCTAATTATCGTATGACTTATGATGAAGTAAATGAAATTATTACAGATCAAGATACGGAAACACGTAATCAATATAGTGAAGTCACACCGATGTTAGATTTAGCTCAAGATTTATCTCAGCGCTTAATCCATATGAGAAGACGTCGTGGTGAAATCGATTTTGATATTAATGAGGCTAAAGTACTTGTTAATGAAGAGGGTATCCCAACGGATGTAGAAATGAGACAACGTGGTGAAGGCGAACGCTTAATTGAATCATTTATGTTAGCGGCTAATGAAACTATCGCGGAACATTTTGATCGTTTAGAAGTACCATTTATCTATCGTGTCCATGAACAACCTAAATCAGAGCGCTTACGTCAATTCTTTGATTTCGTGACTAATTTTGGATTAATGATCAAAGGTACAGGTGAAGATATTCACCCGTCTACTTTACAAAAAATTCAACAAGAAGTTGAAGGTCAACCAGAACAAATGGTGATTTCAACAATGATGTTACGTTCAATGCAACAAGCACGTTATGATGATGTGAACTTAGGACACTTTGGCTTATCAGCTGAATACTATACACATTTCACGTCACCTATACGTAGATATCCCGATTTAATTGTTCATAGATTAATTCGCAAATATATTATTGAACAATCCATGGATAGAAAAGAAAAAAATAAATGGGAAGCATTGTTACCTGAAATTGCTGAACATACGTCTCAAAGAGAACGTAGAGCAATCGAAGCAGAACGTGATACAGATGAATTGAAAAAAGCAGAATACATGGTGCAACATATTGGCGAAGAATTCGAAGGGATTATTAGTTCAGTTGCGAATTTCGGTATGTTTATTGAATTACCAAACACTATTGAAGGTATGGTGCATGTATCTAATATGACGGATGATTATTACCATTTTGATGAACGTCAAATGGCAATGATAGGTGAACGCCAAGCGAAAGTATTCCGCATCGGTGACCCTGTCCAAATTAAAGTCATTAACGTAGATGTTGATGAACGTATGATTGATTTCCAAATCGTCGGTATGCCAATACCAAATAGAGATCGCGGTCAAAGACCATCACGTGGTAAGACCATCCAAGCCAAACCACGTGGCAATTCATCGGATAAATCTAAAGATGATAAAAATGGTAAAGGCGGACGTGGACGTACTAAACAGAAACAACGTAAAGGTAAAAACAAACGTCAAAGCGACCAAAGTAAAGGCAACACAAAGCATAAACCATTTTATAAAGATAAAAATGTAAAAAATAAAGCACGTAAGAAGAAAAAATAA
- a CDS encoding alpha/beta hydrolase: MQIKLPEPFFFEEGNRAVLLLHGFTGNSSDVRQLGRYLQKKGYTSYAPQYEGHAAPPEEILSSSPFVWFKDALDGYDFLVDKGYDEIVVAGLSLGGCYALKLSLNRDVKGIITMCSPMYIKTEGSMFNGVLEYARNFKKYEGKDEATIEKEMANFKPTDTLKELQGQIQDVRNHIDEVMDPLLVVQAEQDQMINTDSANVIYNESESDEKDIKWYANSGHVITIDKEKELVFEDVYNFLESLDWSN, from the coding sequence ATGCAGATTAAACTTCCAGAACCATTCTTCTTTGAAGAAGGTAATAGAGCTGTGTTACTGTTACATGGCTTTACAGGGAATTCCTCAGATGTGAGACAATTAGGGCGTTACTTGCAGAAGAAAGGCTACACATCGTATGCACCACAATATGAAGGACATGCAGCACCACCTGAAGAAATATTAAGTTCAAGTCCATTTGTATGGTTTAAAGATGCACTAGATGGCTATGATTTCTTAGTAGACAAAGGTTATGATGAAATCGTTGTTGCAGGATTGTCACTTGGTGGATGTTATGCGTTGAAATTAAGCTTAAACAGAGATGTAAAGGGTATTATAACAATGTGTTCACCTATGTACATTAAGACGGAAGGGTCTATGTTTAACGGTGTTCTAGAATATGCGCGTAATTTTAAAAAGTATGAAGGTAAAGATGAAGCTACCATTGAAAAAGAAATGGCAAACTTTAAACCTACAGACACTTTAAAAGAGTTACAAGGACAAATACAGGATGTCAGAAATCACATAGATGAAGTAATGGATCCATTATTAGTTGTCCAAGCAGAACAAGATCAAATGATTAATACAGATTCTGCAAATGTTATATACAATGAGAGCGAATCTGATGAAAAAGATATCAAATGGTATGCGAATTCAGGACATGTCATTACAATTGATAAAGAAAAAGAATTAGTATTCGAAGACGTATACAATTTCTTAGAATCATTAGATTGGTCGAATTAA
- the secG gene encoding preprotein translocase subunit SecG yields the protein MHTLIMVLLILDCIALVTVVLLQEGKSNGLSGAISGGAEQLFGKQKQRGIDLFLHRLTIVLSVIFFLLMLGISYFGL from the coding sequence ATGCATACATTAATAATGGTACTTTTGATTTTAGATTGTATTGCATTAGTAACTGTTGTATTACTCCAAGAAGGTAAAAGTAATGGACTTTCAGGCGCAATTAGTGGTGGCGCCGAGCAGTTATTTGGTAAACAAAAGCAACGCGGTATTGATTTATTCTTGCATAGATTAACAATTGTATTGTCTGTCATTTTCTTCTTGTTAATGTTAGGCATAAGTTATTTTGGTTTATAA
- the eno gene encoding surface-displayed alpha-enolase, with protein MPIITDVYAREVLDSRGNPTVEVEVLTESGAFGRALVPSGASTGEHEAVELRDGDKSRYLGKGVTKAVDNVNEIIAPELIEGEFSVLEQVSIDKMMIQLDGTENKGKLGANAILGVSIAVARAAADLLGQPLYKYLGGFNGKQLPVPMMNIVNGGSHSDAPIAFQEFMVLPVGAESFKESLRWGAEIFHNLKSILKNRGLETAVGDEGGFAPKFEGTEDAVETILEAIKAVGLEPGKDVFLGFDCASSEFFEDGVYNYAKFEGENGAKRSAEEQVDYLEELVNKYPIITIEDGMDENDWDGWKVLTDRIGDKVQLVGDDLFVTNTVKLSEGIEKGIGNSILIKVNQIGTLTETFDAIEMAQKAGYTAVVSHRSGETEDTTISDIAVATNAGQIKTGSLSRTDRIAKYNQLLRIEDELYETGKFDGLKSFYNLSK; from the coding sequence ATGCCAATTATTACAGATGTTTACGCTCGCGAAGTCCTTGACTCTCGTGGTAACCCAACAGTTGAAGTAGAAGTATTAACAGAAAGTGGTGCATTCGGACGTGCATTAGTACCATCAGGTGCTTCTACTGGTGAACATGAAGCAGTAGAATTACGTGACGGAGATAAATCACGTTACTTAGGTAAAGGTGTAACGAAAGCAGTTGACAACGTTAACGAAATTATTGCACCAGAGCTTATTGAAGGTGAATTTTCAGTATTAGAACAAGTTTCAATCGATAAAATGATGATCCAATTAGACGGTACTGAAAACAAAGGTAAATTAGGTGCTAACGCTATTCTTGGTGTTTCTATTGCAGTAGCTCGTGCAGCAGCTGATTTATTAGGACAACCACTTTACAAATACCTAGGTGGATTTAATGGTAAACAATTACCAGTACCAATGATGAACATCGTTAACGGCGGTTCTCACTCTGATGCTCCTATCGCATTCCAAGAATTTATGGTGTTGCCAGTAGGCGCTGAATCATTCAAAGAATCATTACGTTGGGGAGCAGAAATCTTCCACAACTTAAAATCAATCCTTAAAAATCGTGGTTTAGAAACAGCAGTAGGTGACGAAGGTGGTTTCGCTCCTAAATTCGAAGGTACTGAAGATGCTGTTGAAACAATCTTAGAAGCTATTAAAGCCGTTGGTTTAGAGCCAGGTAAAGATGTATTCTTAGGCTTCGACTGTGCTTCTTCTGAATTCTTTGAAGATGGTGTATACAACTACGCTAAATTCGAAGGTGAAAATGGTGCGAAACGTTCAGCTGAAGAACAAGTTGATTACCTTGAAGAATTAGTTAACAAATACCCAATTATCACTATCGAAGACGGTATGGACGAAAATGACTGGGATGGTTGGAAAGTATTAACTGATCGTATCGGTGATAAAGTACAATTAGTTGGTGACGATTTATTCGTTACAAACACAGTTAAATTATCTGAAGGTATTGAAAAAGGTATCGGTAACTCAATCTTAATCAAAGTTAACCAAATCGGTACATTAACTGAAACATTTGACGCTATCGAAATGGCTCAAAAAGCTGGCTACACAGCAGTTGTATCTCACCGTTCTGGTGAAACAGAAGATACTACAATTTCTGACATTGCAGTTGCTACAAATGCAGGTCAAATTAAAACAGGTTCATTATCAAGAACTGACCGTATTGCGAAATACAACCAATTATTACGCATTGAAGATGAATTATACGAAACAGGTAAGTTCGACGGACTTAAATCTTTCTATAACTTATCTAAATAA